In a single window of the Eshraghiella crossota genome:
- a CDS encoding ABC transporter ATP-binding protein — MIKLNKINKSFGEELSGVHVLKNLSLDVNTGEFVAIMGKSGCGKTTLLNILGTLENADSGEYFLGDRNMSTLSEKEKCKLRRTKIAIIYQSYNLVEDLNVYDNIVLPFVFDKSKWDEDYLKELIKELDIEKLLYRKAGLLSGGEKQRVAIARALLQRPAVILADEPTGNLDSVNSEIVMDALVKGNKIHNQTIVMVTHDKDMAEKTDRIIYMKDGEIQRKL, encoded by the coding sequence ATGATAAAGTTAAATAAAATAAACAAATCCTTTGGTGAGGAGCTTTCCGGAGTACATGTATTAAAAAATCTTTCACTTGATGTAAATACCGGAGAGTTTGTTGCCATAATGGGAAAGAGCGGCTGTGGAAAGACAACACTTTTGAATATTCTCGGAACTCTGGAAAATGCTGATTCAGGTGAATATTTCCTTGGGGACAGGAATATGTCCACTCTTTCTGAGAAAGAAAAATGTAAGTTAAGACGAACCAAAATAGCCATAATATACCAGAGCTACAACCTTGTAGAAGACCTGAATGTATATGACAATATTGTTTTGCCATTTGTATTTGATAAGTCCAAATGGGACGAAGATTACCTGAAAGAGCTTATAAAGGAGCTTGATATAGAGAAGCTTTTATACAGAAAGGCGGGATTGCTGTCAGGCGGTGAAAAGCAGCGTGTGGCAATTGCAAGGGCATTGTTGCAAAGACCTGCCGTAATTCTTGCTGATGAACCCACGGGTAACCTTGATTCGGTAAACAGTGAAATAGTAATGGATGCACTTGTTAAAGGCAACAAAATCCATAACCAGACAATAGTAATGGTAACCCATGATAAAGATATGGCAGAAAAGACGGACAGAATCATCTATATGAAGGATGGAGAGATACAGAGGAAGCTGTAG
- the mscL gene encoding large conductance mechanosensitive channel protein MscL → MKKIIKEFKEFISKGNIFDMAIGLIVGSAFTAIVNSLVGDIFSPLLTIVTSKADLTALAWNINGAQIKYGSFLQAIITFLLTAIVLFFLVKGINKLRSLGQKKEEAKEAAPTTKICPFCRSEIDLDATRCPHCTSELEK, encoded by the coding sequence ATGAAGAAAATAATAAAAGAATTCAAGGAATTTATTTCAAAAGGCAACATATTTGATATGGCTATCGGTCTTATCGTAGGCAGTGCCTTTACAGCTATTGTAAATTCTCTTGTAGGAGACATCTTTTCTCCGCTCCTTACAATTGTAACATCTAAGGCTGACCTTACAGCTTTGGCATGGAACATCAATGGTGCCCAGATTAAATATGGAAGTTTCCTTCAGGCGATTATCACATTTTTATTAACCGCCATTGTTCTTTTCTTCCTTGTAAAAGGAATCAACAAATTACGTTCCCTCGGCCAGAAGAAAGAGGAAGCGAAAGAAGCAGCTCCGACAACAAAGATTTGCCCGTTCTGTCGTTCTGAAATTGATTTAGATGCAACGAGATGTCCTCATTGTACATCCGAACTTGAGAAATAA
- the galE gene encoding UDP-glucose 4-epimerase GalE: MTILVLGGAGYIGSHTVYALIEKGVDVVVIDNLETGHIEAVHEKARFYKGDIRDRAFVDSVLDKEKIDAVIHFAANSLVGESMVNPLKYYDNNVNGTKVLLQSMVAHGLDKIVFSSTAATYGEPEKVPILETDRTEPTNTYGETKLAMEKMFKWTDRAHGLKYVSLRYFNACGAHVSGKIGEAHSPETHLIPLILQVPLGQREYISIFGDDYDTSDGTCIRDYIHVTDLAQAHILAVDYLMKGNESNIFNLGNGVGFTVKEVIDTARKVTGHEIPARIAERRAGDPARLIASSDKARQVLLWKPEHADLEEIISTAWNWHKNHPNGYNG; this comes from the coding sequence ATGACTATATTAGTTTTAGGCGGAGCCGGGTATATAGGCTCGCATACTGTGTATGCACTTATTGAAAAGGGTGTGGATGTAGTAGTTATAGATAATCTGGAAACAGGTCATATAGAAGCAGTTCATGAAAAAGCACGTTTTTACAAAGGCGATATCAGGGACAGGGCATTTGTTGACAGCGTTTTAGATAAGGAGAAGATAGACGCGGTTATTCATTTTGCCGCTAATTCACTCGTAGGCGAGAGCATGGTTAATCCGCTCAAATATTATGACAATAATGTAAACGGTACCAAGGTTCTTTTACAGTCAATGGTTGCCCACGGCCTTGATAAGATAGTATTTTCATCAACGGCAGCTACCTATGGAGAACCTGAAAAAGTTCCTATTCTTGAAACAGACAGAACAGAACCTACCAATACATACGGTGAGACCAAGCTTGCCATGGAAAAGATGTTCAAATGGACAGATCGTGCCCATGGACTTAAGTATGTTTCTTTGAGATATTTTAATGCATGTGGTGCACATGTAAGCGGAAAGATTGGAGAAGCACATTCTCCTGAGACACACCTTATTCCTTTGATTCTTCAGGTGCCACTGGGACAACGTGAGTACATCAGCATATTTGGTGATGATTATGATACGAGTGATGGAACCTGCATAAGAGATTATATTCATGTAACAGACCTTGCACAGGCACATATACTTGCTGTTGATTACCTGATGAAAGGCAATGAAAGCAACATATTTAATCTCGGTAACGGTGTGGGATTTACAGTTAAGGAAGTAATAGATACGGCACGAAAAGTCACAGGACATGAGATACCGGCCAGAATTGCCGAAAGAAGAGCCGGAGACCCTGCGAGACTTATTGCATCAAGCGATAAAGCAAGACAGGTGCTTTTATGGAAACCTGAGCACGCGGATCTTGAGGAAATTATATCAACTGCATGGAATTGGCATAAAAACCACCCAAACGGTTATAACGGATAA
- a CDS encoding signal peptide, YSIRK family, with the protein MVKKKFLKRCSILMCSVLVAANLVACGAGTGSTNEEVKQSAYSQDNMVQTSIEKELSSKSTLPINTRQETVYVFGDANGNKDHIIVNEKVTDDKGKETLNRTESDGEVPVSMKVTYTLDGNEVTPEELAGKSGKVTMRFDYTNNTKDVPFTMITGMVLPADVFSNVEITNGKLTRNGDSIIAVGLTMPGLSDMLNLKGIELPEYFEVTADVNKFSLDMTMSVATSNFLSDVNVDDISIDSIKALTDKLGSASGQLVDGSAALADGTSQLKDAVPALTDGITRLNTGALSLRDGMYAYIDGVNTVSAGASQLSRGASDLATGLDSLASAINTKVVPGITQMKNTVDANVKTYGGKVTSVLTLAGTYDKAFAALNNTIKSAGAAYGVSDMSVVPYSEMSSGLTEEKVSKLLTKYMSDYTIYISAKAKFTRADAYVSQMKLRGVDGSSVTNLGQVYQQEIAMLMSAASNGGVYTALSQVQTGVNQLSTGIGSMNDNTNATRTGNTETICSAIYKLQTGSKTLKDGTETLVNGLGTLTSNNDALKSGAAQVADGTGTLNDSAATLADAIEKLNAGAITLKDGMAQFNSEAIEPLEKLVGDDLQNAVDTIKKVVKSGQDYTSFLGKSDDLKGSVTFIYKTAGITIEE; encoded by the coding sequence ATGGTAAAGAAGAAATTTTTAAAACGTTGTTCAATATTAATGTGCAGTGTTCTTGTTGCAGCTAACCTTGTTGCATGCGGAGCGGGAACAGGCAGTACAAACGAAGAAGTAAAACAGAGTGCGTACAGTCAGGACAATATGGTCCAGACATCCATAGAAAAAGAATTATCGTCAAAAAGTACACTTCCAATCAACACAAGACAGGAAACGGTATATGTGTTCGGGGATGCTAACGGAAATAAGGACCATATAATCGTTAATGAAAAAGTAACTGATGACAAAGGAAAGGAAACCCTTAATAGGACTGAATCTGATGGCGAAGTACCGGTTTCCATGAAAGTTACATACACTCTTGACGGAAATGAAGTTACACCTGAAGAACTTGCGGGAAAGAGCGGCAAAGTAACAATGAGATTTGATTACACAAATAATACAAAAGATGTTCCTTTTACAATGATTACGGGAATGGTACTTCCTGCCGACGTATTCTCAAATGTAGAGATTACAAACGGTAAACTTACCAGAAACGGTGATTCAATTATTGCAGTCGGACTTACAATGCCGGGTCTTTCCGATATGCTTAACCTTAAAGGAATAGAGCTTCCTGAGTATTTTGAAGTAACAGCAGATGTAAATAAATTCTCGCTTGATATGACAATGTCTGTGGCAACATCTAACTTTCTTTCAGATGTGAATGTGGATGACATTTCCATTGACAGCATAAAAGCTCTTACAGATAAGCTTGGAAGTGCTTCCGGACAGCTTGTGGATGGTTCAGCAGCTCTTGCAGACGGAACCTCACAGTTAAAGGATGCTGTTCCTGCCCTTACAGACGGAATTACCAGGTTAAACACAGGTGCGCTTTCATTAAGAGACGGAATGTATGCTTATATTGACGGCGTAAATACAGTATCGGCAGGTGCGTCACAGCTTAGTAGAGGAGCATCAGACCTTGCAACAGGTCTTGACAGTCTTGCCTCTGCAATAAATACAAAGGTAGTTCCGGGAATTACACAGATGAAAAATACCGTTGACGCCAATGTAAAGACTTACGGAGGAAAAGTTACATCCGTTCTTACATTAGCAGGAACATATGATAAAGCATTTGCGGCATTGAATAACACTATTAAGTCAGCAGGTGCAGCTTATGGTGTGAGCGATATGTCAGTAGTTCCTTACTCAGAAATGAGTTCGGGACTTACAGAGGAAAAAGTTTCAAAACTTCTTACAAAATATATGTCAGATTACACAATTTACATAAGTGCAAAAGCGAAATTTACACGGGCTGATGCGTATGTTTCACAGATGAAACTTAGAGGCGTTGACGGTTCATCCGTAACAAATCTCGGACAGGTATACCAGCAGGAAATTGCAATGCTTATGTCAGCAGCAAGCAACGGCGGTGTGTATACAGCCCTAAGCCAGGTGCAGACAGGTGTTAATCAGTTATCGACAGGTATCGGTTCAATGAATGACAATACCAATGCAACAAGAACAGGCAATACAGAAACTATCTGTTCAGCAATTTACAAACTTCAGACAGGAAGCAAAACACTTAAAGACGGAACAGAAACTCTTGTAAACGGTCTCGGAACACTTACATCTAACAATGATGCACTTAAGAGCGGTGCCGCACAGGTTGCAGACGGAACAGGAACCCTTAATGACAGCGCCGCAACACTTGCGGATGCCATTGAGAAACTTAATGCCGGAGCCATTACATTAAAAGACGGTATGGCACAGTTTAACAGTGAAGCAATAGAACCACTTGAAAAACTTGTGGGTGATGATTTACAGAATGCTGTTGACACAATCAAAAAAGTTGTAAAATCAGGTCAGGATTATACATCGTTCTTAGGTAAGTCAGATGACTTAAAAGGCAGTGTGACATTTATATACAAGACTGCAGGTATTACAATAGAAGAATAA
- a CDS encoding HlyC/CorC family transporter translates to MAIQFIVLIVLLLLSAFFSSAETSLVTVNQIRMRSLADEGNKKAARVLKITSNSSKMLSAILIGNNIVNIFASSLATTITLQLWGNRFVSLTTGILTLLVLIFGEITPKTIATSHAEKIAMTYSGVISLLIKVLTPVIFIINKLANGFLFILGLDPGKKAASITEDELRTIVDVSHEEGVIEKEERQMIKNVFDFGDSQAKDVMIPRIDMTCVSIDSRYDEIISVFRTDKYTRLPVYEDSVDNVIGIINVKDLLLCEDKASFNVRDILRKPYYTYEFKKTSELMEELKKTSNNFTIVIDEYGSTVGMITLEDLLEEIVGEIRDEYDGDEVDDIIKVNDTEYIFSGTARLNDIEEYIELPDIETDHESDYDSISGFIIDSLKRLPVLGDEVTIGNLRFVVEGCTKNRITKVHAYILDTKKEPDEENTEE, encoded by the coding sequence GTGGCGATTCAGTTTATTGTGTTAATCGTACTTCTGTTACTCTCTGCTTTCTTTTCATCGGCGGAGACATCACTTGTTACGGTCAACCAGATTAGGATGCGTTCTCTTGCAGATGAAGGTAATAAAAAAGCAGCGAGAGTTCTTAAAATTACATCTAATTCATCTAAAATGCTTAGCGCAATTCTTATTGGCAATAACATAGTCAATATTTTTGCATCATCCCTTGCAACAACCATTACCTTACAGTTGTGGGGCAACAGATTCGTAAGTCTTACTACAGGTATTCTTACCTTACTGGTATTGATTTTTGGTGAAATAACACCGAAAACAATTGCTACTTCCCATGCGGAAAAGATTGCAATGACTTACTCAGGTGTCATAAGCCTTCTTATAAAGGTTCTTACCCCTGTTATTTTTATCATCAATAAATTAGCAAATGGTTTTCTTTTTATCTTAGGACTTGACCCGGGTAAAAAAGCTGCTTCAATTACAGAAGACGAGCTGAGAACCATTGTTGACGTAAGCCATGAAGAAGGTGTAATCGAAAAAGAAGAACGCCAGATGATTAAAAACGTGTTTGATTTCGGTGATTCCCAGGCTAAGGATGTTATGATTCCGCGTATTGATATGACATGTGTATCAATAGACAGCCGTTATGACGAGATAATTTCGGTATTCAGAACCGATAAATATACCCGTCTGCCTGTTTATGAAGACTCTGTTGACAATGTCATCGGTATTATTAATGTCAAGGACCTTTTGCTCTGTGAGGATAAGGCTTCATTTAATGTAAGAGATATTCTGCGCAAGCCGTATTATACATACGAGTTTAAAAAGACCTCTGAGCTTATGGAAGAACTTAAAAAGACCTCTAACAATTTTACCATAGTAATAGATGAATACGGTTCGACTGTTGGCATGATTACCCTTGAGGACCTGCTTGAGGAAATTGTTGGTGAAATCCGTGACGAATACGATGGTGACGAAGTCGATGACATTATTAAGGTAAATGATACTGAATATATTTTTTCAGGTACGGCAAGGCTTAACGATATTGAGGAATACATAGAGCTGCCTGACATTGAAACTGACCACGAATCGGATTACGATTCCATAAGCGGATTTATTATTGATTCCCTTAAGCGTCTGCCTGTGCTTGGTGATGAAGTTACCATCGGCAATCTCAGGTTTGTGGTGGAAGGTTGTACCAAAAACAGAATCACGAAGGTTCACGCATATATTTTAGATACTAAAAAAGAACCTGATGAAGAAAATACCGAAGAATAG
- the pth gene encoding aminoacyl-tRNA hydrolase, producing the protein MYVIAGLGNPEKKYEMTRHNMGFRIIDALAGRFNISMTEQKHKGLIGKGIIGGNKVILVKPLTYMNLSGECIRPVCDYYKVDPSECIVAFDDISLEPGKIRIRKKGSAGGHNGIKSIISCLGTDAFPRLKFGVGDKPKQMDLADYVLGRFNSEDEAIVAKELEKACNAIECMVTEGYDAAMNKYNGV; encoded by the coding sequence ATGTATGTAATAGCCGGGCTTGGTAACCCTGAGAAAAAATATGAGATGACAAGACACAATATGGGATTCAGAATAATTGATGCGCTTGCCGGCAGATTTAATATTTCGATGACCGAACAGAAACATAAGGGACTCATAGGTAAGGGAATAATAGGCGGAAATAAGGTAATACTTGTTAAACCTTTAACATATATGAATTTAAGTGGTGAATGCATAAGACCCGTCTGCGATTATTATAAGGTAGATCCATCAGAATGTATTGTGGCTTTTGATGATATAAGTCTGGAACCGGGCAAGATCCGTATCCGCAAGAAAGGAAGTGCAGGCGGACATAACGGCATTAAGAGTATTATATCGTGCCTTGGTACGGATGCTTTTCCGCGCCTTAAATTCGGTGTGGGAGATAAGCCGAAACAGATGGATTTAGCAGATTATGTACTGGGACGTTTTAACAGCGAAGACGAGGCAATAGTTGCAAAAGAGCTGGAAAAAGCCTGCAATGCCATCGAATGTATGGTAACAGAAGGTTACGACGCAGCAATGAATAAATATAACGGAGTATAG
- a CDS encoding AEC family transporter has protein sequence MDSFIFSLEATVPVFMIIILGYILMRVGFLTKEFTEVADKYVFKVALPVLLFKQIGTADIRSEFDIRFVLFCMIVTTVMFGMVWLLARIFIRDKSMVGAFAQGSVRGSAAILGIAFIDNIYGSSGMGPLMIVSAVPLYNIYSVIILTVEARDNKNGKEAIKKSFINVLKNPIIIGIFLGMIVACTGLKIPAIPLKAINSVAATATPIALIVVGAGFEGKKAIAKTGPTLVAVFIKLIVLPLIFLPVAVKMGFRREALVAIIIMLGSPTTVTCYIMAKNMNNDEVLSGSIVVLATLLSSFTLTGLVFLMRYMGWI, from the coding sequence ATGGACAGTTTTATATTCAGCCTTGAAGCCACTGTACCTGTTTTTATGATAATTATCCTTGGCTATATACTTATGCGTGTCGGATTTCTGACTAAAGAGTTTACAGAGGTAGCAGACAAATATGTATTTAAAGTGGCTTTGCCGGTATTGCTTTTTAAACAGATAGGAACAGCGGATATCCGTTCCGAATTTGATATCAGGTTTGTTCTCTTCTGCATGATAGTTACAACGGTAATGTTTGGCATGGTGTGGCTTCTTGCGAGGATTTTTATAAGAGATAAGAGCATGGTCGGTGCGTTTGCGCAGGGAAGTGTCCGCGGTAGTGCGGCTATTCTTGGAATTGCATTTATTGACAATATATACGGCAGTTCAGGGATGGGACCACTGATGATTGTATCAGCGGTACCGCTATATAATATATATTCTGTTATAATTCTTACGGTTGAGGCAAGGGATAATAAGAATGGTAAAGAGGCAATTAAAAAATCTTTTATTAATGTACTGAAAAATCCTATTATAATAGGTATTTTTCTCGGAATGATTGTTGCATGTACCGGACTTAAGATACCGGCTATACCGTTAAAAGCGATAAACAGCGTTGCTGCTACCGCAACCCCCATCGCACTGATAGTTGTCGGCGCCGGTTTTGAAGGGAAGAAGGCCATTGCCAAAACAGGACCGACGCTTGTGGCTGTTTTTATCAAGCTTATAGTTCTTCCTCTGATATTTTTACCGGTTGCGGTTAAAATGGGATTCAGACGAGAAGCTCTTGTTGCAATAATTATTATGCTAGGCTCACCTACAACGGTAACCTGTTACATAATGGCAAAGAATATGAATAATGATGAAGTCCTTAGCGGAAGTATTGTTGTGCTTGCGACGCTGCTTTCGTCATTTACATTGACGGGACTGGTATTCCTTATGAGATATATGGGATGGATATAA
- a CDS encoding LytR/AlgR family response regulator transcription factor — translation MDSRIFSKQYGGGVALLRQSEIVYLHVDDKYINIYTDTNKYYVRSSLNECMRKLEKNFVRISRNVVVNFDNAVCVQDGEVIVNNGDKLIVSRRRWKEVKMAYMVYLSEK, via the coding sequence ATGGATAGTAGAATATTTTCAAAACAGTATGGTGGTGGCGTTGCTTTATTAAGGCAAAGTGAGATTGTATATTTACACGTGGACGACAAGTACATTAACATATACACCGATACGAATAAGTATTATGTAAGGTCAAGTCTCAACGAATGTATGAGAAAACTTGAAAAAAATTTTGTAAGAATATCACGCAATGTAGTTGTTAATTTTGATAATGCTGTGTGTGTGCAGGATGGAGAAGTTATTGTTAATAACGGAGATAAACTAATTGTTTCAAGAAGAAGATGGAAGGAGGTTAAGATGGCATACATGGTATATTTAAGTGAAAAGTAA
- a CDS encoding ABC transporter permease has translation MFKLSYSNFKSNLKKYVAIMTAVMIAMMFIIASESIFSSYGEVKVRNAYRYNGVWDYRLKTSSDEDIKVDGVTYSGYAENQNIGVLDIIPELEHIGDYIDCTDRYLLAITGIDSDLYDTIPYKLIKGNYPVSADELLVANNTVYKGKVLKTGDVIELDIKERHDEDGNILGDEGLSVSDVYTDIATRKYTICGIYDGASFTMGTFIHSAYSGKSGTGNRIYYYTCNSHYKEKYEEVWEKLNSIGNVEANQYVKMTVESVYKSDYFKASKAGVFLFQGIIIIVSLATIILNLFQIGESERKNIRQMYTIGAGKGKITGIYNRVFAVCEFTGVLAGTGLAVIALTAGKKVIISILNSEYTDFSLIKINPVKIVMMYIIVLIVTMIFMLIKCNGILTIHKRKITGEIKKKPCNSVSKLASTTVRNRWIFNIVLTSSLTIMLLMITILLSIHPGIKSRSEEEAGIYMSQGHYFIYTDKDIDEYEEEFKSIDGVKQFRLECGARIAINGRDNCDSGIVGCNRDFYNFLREKNPWMVDFDTFEENGMVYAVNEGLKDGKRVPTNDAKKGDTFRYSYSRAEDSDKENEIKIDGIISMPVDWLSDSREDRLTFFVSRNKMEDEAKEVGCIPERDYTIICEKGKIKSAGEKLQDLAYRLGVGLMDTAETYELAEDNHEIQVFVVAVVSGLFILIGLGGMITSIRLDNMSRKREFSIYRTLGMDSHIKTELQIYEYISVWLSALILSTILVIILINTLLKGMVSYYYVENKTLFINLVKVAAGTLAILALIVIAGQLGKGKRHDKVK, from the coding sequence TTGTTTAAATTATCATATTCAAATTTTAAATCCAATTTAAAAAAATATGTGGCAATCATGACTGCGGTCATGATTGCCATGATGTTCATAATTGCCTCTGAAAGCATATTTTCATCATATGGAGAGGTTAAGGTCAGAAACGCATACCGATATAACGGGGTATGGGATTACCGTTTGAAAACATCATCAGATGAGGATATAAAAGTCGATGGAGTGACATATAGCGGGTATGCAGAGAATCAGAATATAGGTGTTCTTGATATAATACCTGAGTTGGAACATATAGGAGATTATATAGATTGTACAGACAGGTATTTATTAGCAATTACGGGAATTGACAGCGACTTATATGATACAATTCCATATAAGCTTATAAAAGGAAATTATCCTGTCAGTGCAGATGAACTTCTTGTTGCTAATAATACGGTATACAAAGGAAAAGTCCTTAAGACAGGTGATGTAATAGAGCTTGATATAAAAGAACGCCATGATGAAGATGGTAATATCCTTGGAGACGAGGGATTGTCGGTAAGTGATGTATATACGGATATTGCCACAAGAAAATATACAATATGCGGAATATATGATGGTGCATCATTTACAATGGGAACCTTTATCCATAGTGCGTACTCAGGAAAATCAGGAACCGGTAACAGGATATATTATTACACCTGTAACAGTCATTATAAAGAAAAATATGAAGAAGTATGGGAAAAACTTAATAGCATAGGAAATGTTGAAGCTAACCAGTATGTGAAGATGACTGTGGAGTCCGTATATAAGTCTGATTATTTTAAAGCGAGTAAAGCAGGAGTATTTCTTTTTCAGGGGATAATAATTATTGTATCCCTTGCAACAATAATTCTCAATCTTTTTCAGATTGGAGAATCTGAAAGAAAAAATATCCGCCAGATGTATACAATAGGTGCCGGAAAAGGAAAGATAACCGGAATATATAACAGGGTATTTGCAGTATGTGAGTTCACAGGTGTTTTAGCGGGAACAGGACTTGCGGTTATTGCATTGACGGCAGGGAAGAAAGTCATTATCAGTATACTTAATTCTGAATATACGGATTTTTCGCTTATTAAGATTAATCCTGTCAAAATAGTTATGATGTATATCATAGTCCTTATAGTTACAATGATATTCATGTTAATAAAGTGTAATGGCATCCTCACTATACATAAAAGAAAAATAACGGGAGAAATAAAGAAAAAACCATGTAACAGTGTATCAAAGCTTGCAAGTACAACCGTAAGAAACAGGTGGATATTTAATATAGTGCTCACAAGCTCGCTTACGATAATGCTTCTTATGATAACGATTTTATTAAGCATCCATCCGGGAATTAAAAGCAGAAGTGAAGAAGAAGCAGGAATTTATATGTCTCAGGGTCACTATTTTATATATACTGACAAAGATATCGATGAGTATGAGGAGGAATTCAAATCCATAGATGGAGTAAAACAATTCAGATTAGAATGTGGTGCACGTATAGCAATAAATGGAAGAGATAACTGTGATAGCGGAATAGTCGGTTGTAACAGAGATTTTTATAATTTCTTAAGAGAAAAGAACCCATGGATGGTGGACTTTGATACATTTGAAGAAAATGGAATGGTATATGCTGTAAATGAAGGTTTAAAAGACGGAAAAAGAGTACCTACAAATGATGCTAAAAAAGGAGACACATTCAGATATTCATACTCACGGGCAGAGGATTCAGATAAAGAAAATGAAATCAAAATAGATGGGATTATTTCCATGCCTGTTGACTGGCTTTCAGACAGTAGAGAAGATCGTTTGACATTTTTTGTTTCACGAAACAAAATGGAAGATGAAGCGAAGGAAGTTGGATGTATTCCTGAGAGGGACTATACTATTATATGTGAAAAAGGCAAAATAAAGAGTGCCGGTGAGAAATTACAGGATCTTGCATATAGATTAGGCGTAGGACTTATGGATACTGCCGAGACTTATGAACTGGCTGAGGATAATCATGAAATACAGGTATTTGTTGTAGCAGTTGTGTCAGGCCTCTTTATACTTATCGGACTTGGAGGAATGATAACATCCATCAGGCTTGATAATATGTCAAGAAAACGTGAATTTTCAATATACAGGACGCTTGGAATGGATTCACATATAAAGACCGAACTACAGATATATGAGTACATATCAGTATGGCTATCGGCACTGATTCTTTCAACGATTCTTGTAATTATACTTATTAATACTTTACTAAAAGGAATGGTCAGCTATTATTATGTTGAAAATAAGACATTATTCATTAATCTGGTTAAGGTAGCTGCGGGAACTTTGGCAATATTGGCATTAATTGTGATTGCAGGACAATTAGGAAAGGGAAAAAGACATGATAAAGTTAAATAA